The following proteins come from a genomic window of Triticum aestivum cultivar Chinese Spring chromosome 6A, IWGSC CS RefSeq v2.1, whole genome shotgun sequence:
- the LOC123132454 gene encoding BRAP2 RING ZnF UBP domain-containing protein 2 — MATAGDSASLPPSASPFSSARALESVPFSSGNPRIEETRGVVLLHPDPPAAAAAAAAASSSSSHLPAERKPQVFVPAVPNHMTYADFCRFCGSFVPHMLEMRIVRIDGAEDQYSVLIKFDTLSSTDSFYKHFNGKQFSSLEGDVSRVRFVEDVHYTQLIEHAHSSITSSAEQPTCPVCLERLDQDPGGILTTICNHSFHCSCISKWTDSSCPVCRYCQQQPEKSMCSVCGTSENLWICLICGNVGCGRYKGGHAIEHWKETEHCYSLELETQKVWDYAGDNYVHRLIQSKTDGKLVEYNCYGGHEADGICSICSGDAGMDEALLNSKVEAIVEEYNDLLTSQLDKQRNYYESLLSEVKEENEKEISAATSKAVSMMKLQKLQAKLDKCLEEKSFLDDINANLVKNQEMWKERVRKVQEREQAALKLKDEKIEKLEAELRDLIAHIECQNAVAAAPGSISSDIQGGTILPGPSTPSSSSSPVRPTKDRKRN, encoded by the exons ATGGCGACCGCCGGCGATTCCGCCTCCCTCCCCCCCTCCGCCTCTCCCTTCTCATCCGCCCGCGCGCTCGAGTCGGTCCCCTTCTCCTCCGGGAACCCCCGCATCGAGGAGACCCGcggcgtcgtcctcctccaccccGACCcacccgccgctgccgctgccgcggccgccgcctcctcctcgtcatctcatCTTCCG GCAGAGAGGAAGCCGCAGGTGTTCGTGCCTGCGGTGCCCAACCACATGACCTACGCGGACTTCTGCCGATTCTGCGGCTCCTTCGTCCCCCACATGCTCGAGATGCGCATCGTCAG GATTGATGGAGCGGAGGACCAGTATAGCGTTCTCATAAAGTTTGACACCCTGAGCTCCACCGATAGCTTCTACAAGCACTTCAATGGAAAGCAGTTCTCATCACTGGAG GGTGATGTTTCTCGTGTACGTTTTGTGGAAGATGTGCACTACACTCAATTGATCGAGCATGCCCATAGCTCGATTACGAGCTCAGCTGAGCAGCCTACCTGCCCAGTATGTCTAG AGCGACTTGACCAAGATCCTGGAGGCATTCTTACTACAATATGCAACCATTCTTTCCACTGTTCATGCATATCAAAATGGACAGACTCTTCGTGCCCA GTTTGTAGGTATTGTCAGCAGCAACCTGAGAAATCAATGTGTTCTGTTTGTGGAACTTCGGAAAATCTTTGGATTTGTCTAATCTGTGGTAATGTTGGCTGTGGAAG GTACAAAGGTGGTCATGCTATTGAACACTGGAAAGAAACTGAACACTGCTATTCACTTGAATTAGAAACACAGAAGGTTTGGGATTATGCTGGTGACAACTATGTCCATCGTTTGATTCAGTCCAAAACAGATGGTAAACTGGTTGAGTACAATTGCTATGGTGGTCATGAAGCAGATGGTATCTGTTCAATATGCAGTGGTGATGCAGGAATGGATGAAGCTCTACTAAACAGTAAAGTTGAAGCT ATTGTTGAAGAGTACAATGATCTCCTCACGTCTCAGCTTGACAAACAAAGAAAT TACTATGAGTCACTTCTGTCAGAAGTCAAAGAGGAGAATGAGAAAGAAATATCTGCAGCCACTTCGAAAGCTGTGAGCATGATGAAACTCCAAAAGTTACAGGCAAAGCTTGATAAGTGCCTTGAAGAGAAAAGTTTTCTTGATGAT ATCAATGCCAATCTTGTGAAAAATCAGGAGATGTGGAAAGAAAGGGTTCGGAAAGTTCAAGAAAG GGAACAAGCTGCACTTAAATTGAAAGATGAGAAGATTGAGAAGCTGGAGGCGGAG CTAAGAGATTTGATAGCCCATATCGAGTGCCAAAACGCTGTGGCAGCAGCTCCTGGATCAATCTCAAGTGATATACAAGGGGGCACAATTCTTCCTGGACCGTCTACACCATCCTCGAGCAGCAGCCCTGTTCGCCCCACAAAGGACAGGAAGCGGAATTGA